The following coding sequences are from one Mycolicibacterium aichiense window:
- a CDS encoding MBL fold metallo-hydrolase codes for MAKLVLTHLGGPTTLVEADGWRILTDPTFDSPGRRYTFGWGTSSRKVAGPARPRDAIAPVDVVLLSHDQHADNLDDSGRALLAQAGTVVSTVPAARRLAAPNVRGLADWESTTLTAEGRPPLTVTATPARHGPRFSGPITGKVNGFALHRDGEDAAALWMSGDTVLYDGLREVARRMPVDVALLHLGGVRFGFTGPVRFTMTAREGLELTQLMRPRVVVPVHYEGWTHFREPEDVARQALSELANVHWLTPGTPAEI; via the coding sequence ATGGCCAAGCTGGTGCTCACTCACCTCGGCGGCCCCACCACGCTGGTCGAGGCCGACGGCTGGCGGATCCTGACCGACCCGACCTTCGACTCACCAGGGCGCCGGTACACGTTCGGTTGGGGCACGTCGTCGCGCAAGGTCGCGGGTCCGGCCCGGCCGCGCGACGCCATCGCACCCGTCGACGTGGTGTTGCTCAGCCACGATCAGCACGCGGACAACCTCGACGACTCCGGCCGTGCCCTGCTCGCTCAGGCCGGCACCGTCGTCTCCACCGTGCCCGCCGCGCGGCGGCTGGCCGCGCCGAATGTCCGCGGCCTGGCGGATTGGGAGTCGACGACGCTGACGGCCGAGGGCCGCCCGCCGCTGACGGTGACCGCCACCCCGGCCCGGCACGGCCCCCGTTTCAGCGGCCCGATCACCGGAAAGGTCAACGGGTTCGCGCTGCACCGCGACGGCGAGGATGCCGCCGCGCTGTGGATGTCGGGGGACACCGTGCTCTACGACGGTCTGCGTGAGGTCGCTCGGCGGATGCCGGTCGATGTGGCGCTGCTGCATCTAGGCGGGGTGCGGTTCGGGTTCACCGGGCCGGTGCGCTTCACCATGACCGCCCGCGAGGGCCTCGAGTTGACCCAACTGATGCGGCCGCGGGTGGTGGTGCCCGTGCACTACGAGGGCTGGACGCACTTCCGCGAGCCGGAAGATGTTGCACGCCAGGCACTGTCGGAGCTCGCGAATGTCCACTGGCTCACGCCGGGAACGCCGGCTGAAATCTAG
- a CDS encoding LLM class flavin-dependent oxidoreductase, giving the protein MTQKPLNFGVFITPFHPVGQSPTVALEYDLERTVALDRLGFDEAWFGEHHSGGYELIACPEVFIAAAAERTKHIRLGTGVVSLPYHHPLMVADRWVLLDHLTRGRVIFGTGPGALPSDAYMMGIDPVEQRRMMQESLEAILALFRAGPDERVDRHSDWFTLRDAQLHIRPYTWPYPEISTAAMVSPSGPRLAGQLGTSLLSLSMSVPGGYAALEDAWGVVVDQAAKAGRPEPDRSTWRVLGIMHLADTREQAIEDCTYGLQDFANYFGAAGFVPLSNDVEAAEQSPRQFVADYAAGGNCCIGTPDDAIAYITDLLDRSGGFGTFLMLGHDWADPQATYHSYELFARKVMPHFKGQLQAPRASHDWAQRKRDDLFGRAGEAIMKAIGEHAGEQAGERT; this is encoded by the coding sequence GTGACGCAAAAGCCGCTGAACTTCGGGGTGTTCATCACTCCGTTTCATCCAGTGGGCCAATCCCCAACCGTCGCACTGGAATACGACCTGGAGCGGACGGTCGCCCTGGATCGGCTCGGATTCGACGAGGCGTGGTTCGGCGAACACCACTCCGGCGGGTACGAATTGATCGCCTGCCCGGAGGTGTTCATCGCCGCGGCCGCCGAGCGCACCAAGCACATCCGGCTGGGCACAGGCGTTGTGTCACTGCCCTACCACCACCCGCTGATGGTCGCCGACCGCTGGGTGCTGCTCGACCACCTGACCCGGGGCCGGGTGATCTTCGGCACCGGGCCCGGCGCACTGCCGTCGGACGCGTACATGATGGGCATCGATCCGGTGGAGCAACGACGGATGATGCAGGAATCGCTGGAGGCGATCCTGGCGCTGTTCCGCGCCGGGCCAGACGAGCGGGTCGACCGGCACTCGGATTGGTTCACGCTGCGCGACGCGCAGCTGCATATCCGGCCCTACACCTGGCCGTACCCGGAAATCTCCACGGCGGCAATGGTTTCCCCGTCGGGTCCGCGGCTGGCCGGGCAACTGGGCACCTCACTGCTGTCGCTGTCGATGTCGGTGCCCGGCGGGTATGCGGCGCTGGAGGACGCCTGGGGTGTCGTCGTCGATCAGGCCGCCAAGGCCGGTCGGCCCGAGCCCGACCGCTCGACGTGGCGAGTACTGGGGATCATGCACCTCGCCGATACCCGGGAGCAGGCGATCGAGGACTGCACATACGGGCTGCAGGATTTCGCCAACTATTTCGGCGCAGCCGGGTTCGTGCCGCTGTCCAATGATGTCGAAGCCGCCGAGCAGTCCCCGCGCCAGTTCGTCGCCGACTACGCCGCCGGGGGCAACTGCTGTATCGGCACACCCGATGACGCCATCGCCTACATCACCGACCTGCTGGATCGCTCGGGCGGCTTCGGCACCTTCCTGATGCTCGGTCACGACTGGGCGGACCCGCAGGCCACCTATCATTCGTATGAGCTGTTTGCGCGAAAAGTCATGCCGCACTTCAAGGGACAGCTTCAGGCGCCGAGGGCGTCGCACGACTGGGCGCAGCGCAAGCGCGACGACCTGTTCGGCCGCGCCGGTGAGGCGATCATGAAGGCGATCGGCGAGCACGCCGGCGAGCAGGCCGGCGAGCGCACTTAG
- a CDS encoding alpha/beta fold hydrolase codes for MLASTERLVDVGEVRLRVLEAGDRGAPVVVLAHGFPELAYSWRHQIPVLAAAGYHVLAPDQRGYGGSSAPEAIEAYDIHRLTGDLVALLDSEVGGGAAQAVFIGHDWGAMVVWHTALLHPDRVRAVAGLSVPPIPRARSRPTERWREKFGEDFYMLRFQEPGKADAEMAADVAATMRGMFADLSPSAPPGWIRDDEFDHYVGEFGRTGFTGALNWYRNYDRNWESTPQLADAHITVPALFVGGTADPIAPTMNPARAREVVAGPYTERWISGAGHWVQQERPEDVNRILLEFLHEVESP; via the coding sequence GTGCTCGCTTCGACCGAACGGTTAGTCGATGTCGGCGAGGTCCGGTTGCGGGTGCTCGAAGCCGGTGACCGGGGCGCGCCCGTGGTGGTGCTGGCGCACGGCTTCCCGGAACTGGCGTACTCGTGGCGACACCAGATTCCCGTGCTCGCCGCCGCCGGCTACCACGTGCTGGCACCTGACCAGCGCGGCTACGGCGGATCGTCGGCACCCGAGGCGATCGAGGCCTACGACATCCACCGCCTCACCGGCGACTTGGTGGCACTGCTGGACTCCGAAGTCGGCGGCGGCGCCGCGCAGGCCGTGTTCATCGGTCACGACTGGGGCGCGATGGTGGTGTGGCATACCGCGCTGCTGCACCCCGACCGGGTCCGGGCGGTCGCCGGCTTGAGCGTGCCGCCGATCCCGCGGGCGCGGAGCCGGCCCACCGAGCGGTGGCGGGAGAAGTTCGGCGAGGACTTCTATATGTTGCGGTTCCAGGAGCCAGGGAAGGCCGACGCCGAAATGGCCGCCGACGTGGCGGCCACCATGCGCGGGATGTTCGCCGACCTCTCCCCGTCGGCACCGCCCGGGTGGATCAGGGACGACGAATTCGACCACTACGTCGGCGAGTTCGGCAGGACGGGATTCACCGGCGCGCTGAACTGGTACCGCAACTACGACCGCAACTGGGAGTCGACGCCTCAGCTCGCGGACGCGCACATCACCGTGCCCGCGTTGTTCGTCGGCGGGACCGCCGACCCGATCGCGCCGACGATGAACCCGGCCCGCGCCCGCGAGGTGGTGGCGGGGCCGTACACCGAGCGGTGGATCTCCGGCGCCGGGCACTGGGTGCAGCAGGAGCGCCCCGAGGACGTGAACCGGATCCTGTTGGAATTCCTACACGAAGTGGAGTCGCCGTGA
- the ftsH gene encoding ATP-dependent zinc metalloprotease FtsH produces MNRKNVIRTLTVVAVVLLLGWSFFYFSDDTRGYKPVDTSVAMSQITSDNVKTAQIDDREQQLRLELKNGNGDTENSNKVITKYPTGYGVDLFNALSAKNIKTNTVVNQGSILGSLLVYMLPLLLLVGLFVLFSRMQTGGRMGFGFGKSKAKQLGKDMPKTTFADVAGVDEAVEELYEIKDFLQNPSRYQALGAKIPRGVLLYGPPGTGKTLLARAVAGEAGVPFFTISGSDFVEMFVGVGASRVRDMFEQAKQNSPCIIFVDEIDAVGRQRGAGMGGGHDEREQTLNQLLVEMDGFGDRQGVILIAATNRPDILDPALLRPGRFDRQIPVTSPDLAGRKAVLRVHSQGKPMAPDADLDGLAKRTVGMSGADLANVINEAALLTARENGTIITAAALEEAVDRVIGGPRRKGRVISELEKKITAYHEGGHTLAAWAMPDIEPIYKVTILARGRTGGHAVSVPEDDKGLMTRSEMIARLVFAMGGRAAEELVFREPTTGAVSDIDQATKIARAMVTEYGMSSKLGAVKYGTEHGDPFLGRTMGTQSDYSHEVARDIDDEVRKLIEAAHTEAWTILTEYRDVLDILAGELLEKETLHRKELEAIFGEVKKRPRLTVFDDFGGRIPSDKPPIKTPGELAIERGEPWPKPMPEPAFKKAIAQATAAAQAQQPRGGNGNGAHSGQQPQPGSTQPDYGAPAGWHAPGWPPPGGPQQGQPGQQHGQQGGYWYPPQPGWGQQHPQQGQPYPPYQPYPSPSHTGQHAKPQDESGDDGGRSKPPSNG; encoded by the coding sequence ATGAACCGCAAAAACGTGATCCGCACACTCACGGTCGTTGCCGTTGTGCTGCTGCTCGGCTGGTCGTTCTTCTATTTCAGTGACGACACCCGGGGTTACAAACCCGTCGACACCTCGGTGGCGATGTCGCAGATCACCAGCGACAACGTCAAGACCGCGCAGATCGACGACCGCGAGCAACAGCTTCGCCTCGAGCTGAAGAACGGCAACGGCGACACCGAGAACTCCAACAAGGTGATCACCAAGTACCCGACCGGGTACGGGGTCGACCTGTTCAACGCCCTCAGCGCCAAGAACATCAAGACCAACACCGTGGTCAACCAGGGCAGCATTCTGGGCTCGCTACTGGTCTACATGCTTCCTTTGCTCCTTCTGGTCGGCTTGTTCGTGCTGTTCTCCCGCATGCAGACCGGCGGCCGGATGGGCTTCGGCTTCGGTAAGTCCAAGGCCAAGCAGCTGGGCAAGGACATGCCGAAGACGACCTTCGCCGACGTCGCGGGTGTGGACGAAGCGGTCGAAGAGCTGTACGAGATCAAGGACTTCCTGCAGAACCCGTCGCGGTATCAGGCGCTCGGCGCCAAGATCCCGCGCGGCGTACTCCTCTACGGTCCGCCCGGGACAGGCAAGACGCTGCTGGCCCGCGCGGTCGCCGGTGAGGCCGGAGTTCCGTTCTTCACGATTTCTGGTTCGGACTTCGTCGAAATGTTCGTCGGCGTCGGCGCCTCCCGGGTGCGGGACATGTTCGAGCAGGCCAAGCAAAACAGCCCGTGCATCATCTTCGTCGACGAGATCGACGCTGTGGGTCGCCAGCGCGGCGCCGGGATGGGCGGCGGCCATGACGAGCGCGAGCAGACGCTGAACCAGTTGCTCGTCGAGATGGACGGCTTCGGTGACCGCCAGGGCGTCATCCTGATCGCGGCCACCAACCGGCCTGACATCCTCGACCCCGCGCTGCTGCGCCCGGGCCGCTTCGACCGCCAGATCCCGGTCACCAGCCCCGACCTCGCCGGCCGCAAGGCCGTGCTGCGGGTGCACTCGCAGGGCAAGCCGATGGCTCCCGACGCCGATCTCGACGGCCTCGCCAAGCGCACCGTCGGCATGTCCGGCGCCGACCTGGCCAACGTCATCAACGAGGCCGCGCTGCTCACCGCCCGCGAGAACGGCACCATCATCACGGCGGCCGCGCTGGAGGAAGCCGTCGACCGGGTGATCGGCGGACCGCGTCGCAAGGGTCGCGTGATCAGCGAGCTGGAGAAGAAGATCACCGCCTACCACGAGGGTGGGCACACCCTGGCGGCCTGGGCGATGCCCGATATCGAGCCGATCTACAAGGTGACGATCCTGGCCCGCGGACGTACCGGCGGCCACGCGGTGTCGGTGCCCGAGGATGACAAGGGTCTGATGACCCGCTCGGAGATGATCGCCCGGCTGGTGTTCGCGATGGGCGGCCGCGCGGCCGAGGAACTGGTCTTCCGCGAGCCGACCACCGGCGCGGTGTCCGATATCGATCAGGCCACCAAGATCGCCAGGGCGATGGTCACCGAGTACGGCATGAGCTCCAAGCTCGGTGCGGTCAAGTACGGCACCGAGCACGGCGACCCCTTCCTGGGCCGCACGATGGGCACCCAGTCGGACTACAGCCACGAGGTCGCCCGCGACATCGACGACGAGGTCCGCAAGCTGATTGAGGCCGCCCACACCGAGGCGTGGACGATCCTCACCGAGTACCGCGATGTCCTCGACATCCTGGCCGGTGAACTCCTGGAGAAGGAGACGCTGCACCGCAAGGAGCTGGAAGCCATCTTCGGTGAGGTGAAGAAGCGGCCGCGTCTGACGGTGTTCGACGACTTCGGTGGTCGTATCCCGTCCGACAAGCCGCCAATCAAGACTCCGGGTGAGCTGGCGATCGAACGCGGCGAGCCGTGGCCCAAGCCGATGCCGGAACCGGCCTTCAAGAAAGCGATCGCCCAGGCGACCGCGGCGGCGCAGGCCCAGCAGCCCCGTGGCGGGAACGGCAACGGCGCGCACTCCGGCCAGCAGCCGCAGCCGGGTTCGACGCAGCCTGACTACGGTGCGCCGGCCGGCTGGCATGCCCCCGGCTGGCCGCCGCCGGGAGGTCCGCAGCAGGGCCAGCCGGGTCAGCAACACGGTCAGCAGGGCGGATATTGGTATCCGCCGCAGCCCGGCTGGGGACAGCAACATCCTCAACAGGGCCAGCCCTATCCGCCCTACCAGCCGTATCCTTCACCCAGTCACACCGGTCAGCATGCGAAGCCGCAGGACGAATCGGGTGACGACGGGGGCCGGTCGAAGCCACCGTCCAACGGCTGA
- the folE gene encoding GTP cyclohydrolase I FolE, with protein MPQPDVSTLEMPVFDQSRAEAAVRELLLAVGEDPDRHGLQDTPARVARAFQEMFAGLYTDPDMVLDTTFDEQHDELVLVKDIPMYSTCEHHLVAFHGVAHVGYIPGEDGRVTGLSKLARVVDLYAKRPQVQERLTTQIADAVMRKLKPRGVIVVIEAEHLCMAMRGVRKPGASTTTSAVRGQFKSDHASRSEALDLILRK; from the coding sequence ATGCCGCAGCCCGACGTGAGCACGTTGGAGATGCCTGTTTTCGATCAGTCCCGGGCCGAGGCCGCCGTTCGTGAACTGCTGCTCGCGGTGGGCGAGGACCCCGACCGGCACGGTCTGCAGGACACCCCGGCGCGGGTCGCGCGGGCCTTCCAGGAGATGTTCGCCGGGCTCTACACCGACCCGGACATGGTGTTGGACACCACCTTCGATGAGCAACACGACGAACTCGTGCTCGTCAAGGACATCCCGATGTACTCGACCTGTGAGCACCACCTGGTGGCGTTCCACGGCGTCGCGCACGTCGGCTACATCCCCGGCGAAGACGGCCGGGTGACCGGACTGTCGAAGCTGGCCCGCGTCGTCGATCTCTACGCCAAGCGCCCGCAGGTGCAGGAGCGGCTGACCACCCAGATCGCCGACGCCGTGATGCGCAAGCTCAAGCCGCGCGGGGTGATCGTCGTGATCGAGGCAGAGCACCTGTGCATGGCGATGCGCGGGGTACGTAAGCCAGGTGCGAGCACCACGACATCGGCGGTCCGCGGACAGTTCAAGAGCGACCACGCATCGCGATCCGAGGCGCTGGATCTCATCTTGCGTAAATGA
- the folP gene encoding dihydropteroate synthase has product MTQSHGPRTLVMGVVNVTDDSFSDGGRYLDPARAVEHGLALAAQGASIIDVGGESTRPGAVRIDAAVESARVIPVIKGLAAQGVTVSIDTMHAAVAAAALDNGATIVNDVSGGKADPVMAPLVAEAKVPWVLMHWRSVRAEHPHDVPDYGDVVTEVRDDLLAGVEAAVAAGVDQENLIIDPGLGFAKTAAHNWALLHALPEFVATGIPVLVGASRKRFLGSLLADADGTVRPPDGRETATAVISALAAVHGAWGVRVHDVRASVDALKVAGAWGGGGEQAGADG; this is encoded by the coding sequence ATGACGCAATCACACGGCCCGCGCACCCTGGTGATGGGAGTTGTCAACGTCACCGACGACTCCTTCTCCGACGGCGGACGCTATCTCGACCCCGCCCGCGCCGTCGAACATGGACTGGCCCTGGCCGCCCAGGGTGCGTCCATCATTGACGTCGGCGGTGAGTCCACCCGCCCCGGGGCGGTGCGCATCGACGCCGCGGTGGAATCCGCCCGCGTCATACCCGTCATCAAAGGGCTTGCCGCCCAAGGGGTCACGGTAAGCATCGACACCATGCACGCGGCCGTCGCGGCTGCCGCTCTGGACAACGGCGCCACCATCGTCAACGACGTCTCCGGCGGCAAGGCCGATCCGGTGATGGCGCCGCTGGTGGCCGAGGCCAAGGTGCCCTGGGTGCTGATGCACTGGCGATCGGTGCGGGCCGAGCATCCCCACGATGTGCCGGACTACGGCGACGTGGTGACCGAGGTGCGCGACGATCTGCTCGCCGGTGTCGAGGCTGCCGTCGCCGCAGGCGTGGACCAAGAGAACCTGATCATCGACCCGGGCCTGGGATTCGCCAAGACCGCCGCGCACAACTGGGCGCTGCTGCACGCGCTCCCGGAGTTCGTTGCGACCGGGATCCCGGTGTTGGTCGGTGCATCCCGCAAGCGGTTCCTCGGCTCGCTGCTCGCCGACGCCGACGGCACCGTCCGACCACCGGACGGGCGCGAGACCGCGACCGCGGTGATCTCGGCGCTGGCCGCAGTCCACGGCGCCTGGGGTGTGCGGGTGCATGACGTGCGCGCCAGCGTGGACGCGCTGAAAGTGGCCGGAGCATGGGGTGGCGGCGGCGAGCAAGCAGGTGCAGATGGCTGA
- the folB gene encoding dihydroneopterin aldolase — MADRIELRGLTVRGNHGVFDHERRDGQDFIVDITVWIDLDAAAASDDLADTFDYGTLAQRAAAIVGGPARNLIETVAGEIAEDVMNDRRVHAVEVVVHKPNAPIPLTFTDVAVVARRSRRSGRGQIVPLGGEL; from the coding sequence ATGGCTGACCGGATCGAGCTGCGCGGCCTGACGGTCCGCGGTAACCACGGCGTCTTCGATCACGAGCGCCGAGACGGACAGGACTTCATCGTCGACATCACCGTGTGGATCGACCTGGACGCCGCCGCCGCCAGCGACGACCTCGCCGACACCTTCGACTACGGCACGCTGGCCCAGCGCGCGGCGGCCATCGTCGGCGGCCCGGCACGCAATCTGATCGAGACGGTGGCCGGCGAGATCGCCGAGGACGTGATGAACGACCGGCGGGTGCATGCCGTCGAGGTGGTGGTGCACAAGCCGAACGCGCCGATCCCGTTGACGTTCACCGACGTTGCCGTCGTTGCGCGGCGGTCTCGGCGCAGCGGACGCGGCCAGATCGTTCCGCTCGGGGGCGAGTTGTGA
- the folK gene encoding 2-amino-4-hydroxy-6-hydroxymethyldihydropteridine diphosphokinase, whose amino-acid sequence MTRVVLSIGSNLGDRMARLQAAVDGLGDLVRALSPVYETDAWGGVEQGPFLNAVVVADDRQADGHEWLRRAQALENANDRIREQKWGPRTLDVDLVTCHDGDSEVFSRDDGLTLPHPLAHMRAFVMVPWLAVDPDAELTVAGQTQRVDRLLAELDAVDRDGVRLTPLVLRLGGA is encoded by the coding sequence GTGACCCGCGTGGTGCTGTCGATCGGCTCCAATCTCGGCGACCGGATGGCGCGGCTGCAAGCCGCCGTCGACGGGCTCGGCGACCTGGTGCGTGCGCTGTCCCCGGTCTACGAAACCGATGCCTGGGGTGGCGTCGAGCAGGGACCGTTCCTCAACGCGGTCGTGGTCGCCGACGATCGCCAGGCCGACGGCCACGAATGGTTACGCCGCGCACAGGCTTTGGAGAACGCCAACGATCGCATCCGCGAGCAGAAGTGGGGGCCGCGCACCCTCGACGTGGACCTCGTCACCTGCCATGACGGCGACAGTGAGGTGTTCTCCCGCGACGACGGCCTGACCCTGCCGCATCCGCTTGCCCACATGCGGGCCTTCGTGATGGTGCCGTGGCTGGCCGTCGACCCCGACGCCGAACTCACCGTGGCCGGCCAGACCCAGCGCGTCGACCGGCTGCTGGCCGAGCTCGACGCGGTGGACCGCGACGGAGTGCGCCTGACCCCTCTCGTACTTCGGCTGGGCGGCGCTTGA
- a CDS encoding DUF3180 domain-containing protein has protein sequence MGPTRTRDLIVAAVGVAILAYLLVHMLYRYFPPITLFTGLSLLAVAAIEGAWAVSVRAKIRDGQIGVGGGRLHPLTVARSVVVAKASTWVGAVMLGWWVGVLAYLLPRRTELRVAGADTPGAVVAAFSALALVVAALWLQHCCRSPGDPTDDPDAARE, from the coding sequence ATGGGCCCGACCCGTACACGCGATCTCATCGTCGCCGCAGTCGGTGTCGCGATCCTGGCCTATCTGCTCGTGCACATGCTGTACCGCTACTTTCCACCGATCACCCTGTTCACCGGGCTGTCCCTGCTGGCCGTCGCGGCGATCGAGGGTGCCTGGGCGGTGTCGGTGCGAGCCAAGATCCGCGACGGCCAGATCGGCGTCGGCGGCGGCAGGCTGCACCCGCTCACAGTTGCGCGCAGCGTGGTGGTCGCCAAGGCCTCGACCTGGGTCGGCGCGGTGATGCTGGGCTGGTGGGTCGGGGTGCTGGCCTATCTGCTGCCCCGCCGTACCGAGCTGCGGGTGGCAGGCGCGGACACCCCGGGTGCGGTGGTGGCCGCGTTCAGCGCGCTGGCGCTCGTCGTCGCGGCGCTGTGGCTGCAACATTGCTGCCGTTCGCCCGGTGACCCTACCGACGATCCCGACGCCGCCCGGGAGTAG
- a CDS encoding DUF6779 domain-containing protein, translated as MTVLSRGAKNRRGGRRPGWLLLTVLLVLAIAASSALVFTTRVELLKLAVILSLWAAVIGAFVSVMYRRQSDIDAARARDLKLVYDLQLDREISARREYELSVESHLRRELASELRAQAADEVAALRAELAALRANLEIMFDADLGDRPALEGERTADWTRDTTTMPPVPGRVESSRITPVRPEDTASRTAENPIIDVPEEPLVSSQPEQPEPAAPSPRRRRRAEPQAEPGGSHRRPWENGGQNAGRPAEPERPFAPPPPPPLSDPDVAAAAAALAPEPAQPEPPRPAPEGAEWRPVEADGRWLPPGSPGSNWVANADNGFVVPSAAAQGSPASEPRGRHWTPPQEPQPEARPEPVMQPAPEPAAPRSRHSVESPGQPAMTTPPPPARHRGTEEEPRRRARDAEQTGGQSVADLLARLQANATPGEGGRRRRRDE; from the coding sequence ATGACCGTTCTGTCCCGCGGCGCCAAGAATCGGCGCGGCGGCCGCAGGCCGGGTTGGCTGCTCTTGACGGTGTTGCTGGTCCTTGCCATTGCGGCCAGCTCCGCATTGGTGTTCACCACCCGCGTCGAGCTGCTGAAACTGGCGGTCATCCTGTCGTTGTGGGCCGCAGTGATCGGTGCATTCGTCTCGGTGATGTACCGCAGGCAGAGCGATATCGATGCCGCCCGGGCGCGCGACCTGAAGCTGGTCTACGACCTGCAGCTCGACCGGGAGATCTCGGCCCGGCGCGAATACGAACTCAGCGTCGAATCGCATCTGCGCCGCGAGCTCGCCTCCGAGCTGCGCGCGCAAGCCGCCGACGAGGTCGCCGCACTGCGCGCCGAGCTGGCGGCGCTGCGCGCCAACCTGGAGATCATGTTCGACGCCGACCTGGGTGACCGGCCGGCACTCGAGGGTGAACGGACCGCCGACTGGACCCGCGACACGACGACCATGCCGCCGGTGCCCGGGCGTGTCGAGAGCAGCCGGATCACCCCGGTCCGGCCCGAGGACACCGCCAGCCGGACCGCCGAGAACCCGATCATCGACGTTCCCGAAGAGCCGCTGGTCTCGTCGCAGCCCGAGCAGCCGGAGCCTGCTGCACCGTCGCCGCGGCGTCGACGCCGGGCCGAGCCGCAAGCCGAGCCGGGTGGTTCGCATCGGCGGCCGTGGGAAAACGGCGGCCAGAACGCCGGGCGCCCTGCCGAGCCGGAACGACCGTTTGCGCCGCCGCCACCACCGCCGCTATCTGATCCCGATGTCGCAGCAGCGGCCGCGGCGTTGGCCCCGGAACCGGCCCAGCCCGAACCGCCGCGCCCGGCACCCGAGGGCGCCGAATGGCGACCCGTGGAAGCCGACGGGCGCTGGCTGCCGCCGGGCTCGCCGGGCAGTAATTGGGTTGCCAACGCCGACAACGGTTTCGTTGTGCCGTCGGCCGCGGCGCAGGGATCACCGGCCAGCGAGCCCCGAGGCCGGCACTGGACCCCGCCGCAGGAGCCGCAGCCCGAGGCGCGGCCCGAACCTGTGATGCAGCCGGCGCCGGAACCCGCCGCGCCCCGGTCGCGTCATTCCGTCGAAAGTCCCGGCCAGCCCGCGATGACCACCCCACCGCCTCCCGCCCGGCACCGCGGGACCGAGGAGGAGCCCCGGCGCAGGGCCCGGGACGCCGAGCAGACCGGCGGCCAGTCGGTCGCCGACCTGCTGGCCCGCCTGCAGGCCAACGCCACTCCCGGCGAGGGCGGTAGGCGGCGTCGACGCGACGAATAG
- a CDS encoding Rossmann-like and DUF2520 domain-containing protein has protein sequence MGTPSGLRPARLKVGIVSAGRVGTALGVALERAEHVVVACSAISTASRRLAERRLPDTEILPVPDVADRAELLLLTVPDSELPGLVRGLAATGAVRRGTIVVHTSGANGVSILAPLAELGCVPLAIHPAMTFTGADEDIARLSDSCFGVTAADEIGYAIAQSLVLEIGGEPFGVREDARTLYHAALAHASNHLVTVVADALDALRAAVSGQELLGQELVGDAPGGLAERIVGPLARAALENTLQRGQAALTGPVARGDAAAVAGHLAALHAVNPELAQSYCANSLRTAQRAHAPEEVVEVLANWSGQGRRS, from the coding sequence GTGGGGACCCCCAGCGGCTTGCGCCCGGCCAGGCTCAAGGTCGGCATCGTGTCGGCCGGCCGTGTCGGCACCGCCCTCGGCGTCGCGTTGGAGCGTGCCGAGCATGTGGTGGTCGCCTGCAGTGCGATCTCGACGGCGTCGCGGCGGCTCGCAGAACGGCGGCTACCCGACACCGAGATCCTGCCGGTGCCGGATGTCGCCGACCGGGCCGAGCTGCTGCTGCTGACTGTCCCCGATTCGGAGCTGCCCGGCTTGGTGCGGGGGCTGGCGGCGACGGGTGCGGTCCGCCGGGGAACCATCGTCGTGCACACCTCGGGCGCGAACGGGGTCTCGATCCTGGCGCCGCTGGCCGAACTGGGGTGCGTCCCGCTGGCGATACACCCGGCGATGACATTCACCGGCGCCGACGAGGACATCGCCCGGCTGTCCGACAGCTGCTTCGGCGTCACCGCCGCCGATGAGATCGGCTACGCGATCGCCCAGTCACTGGTGCTGGAGATTGGCGGCGAGCCGTTCGGGGTGCGCGAGGATGCACGCACGCTCTATCACGCGGCCCTTGCCCACGCCAGCAACCACCTTGTCACGGTGGTCGCCGACGCGCTGGATGCGTTGCGAGCGGCGGTATCCGGCCAGGAGCTGCTCGGGCAGGAACTGGTCGGTGACGCACCCGGTGGCCTGGCGGAGCGGATCGTCGGCCCGTTGGCCCGTGCTGCGCTGGAGAACACGCTGCAACGCGGGCAGGCGGCCCTGACGGGACCGGTCGCCCGCGGCGATGCGGCTGCGGTCGCCGGGCACCTCGCTGCCCTTCACGCGGTGAATCCCGAACTGGCCCAATCGTATTGCGCGAACTCACTACGCACCGCCCAGCGTGCGCACGCCCCCGAGGAGGTTGTTGAGGTGTTGGCCAACTGGTCAGGACAAGGGCGGCGGTCATGA